From one Chanodichthys erythropterus isolate Z2021 chromosome 3, ASM2448905v1, whole genome shotgun sequence genomic stretch:
- the LOC137003311 gene encoding zinc finger protein 585B-like translates to MKIHTGERPFTCDQCGKSFTSKRNLERHMRIHTGEKMFTCDQCGRSFTTKHSLDVHMRIHTGKKPYICTQCGQRFRQKGNLKEHMKIHTGERAFTCDHCGKSFTTKGNLDVHMRVHTGEKLFTCDQCGKRFTNSYTLEVHMRIHTGEMMFTCDQCGRSFTTKHSLDVHMRIHTGEKPCICTQCGQRFRQKGNLKEHMKIHTGERPFTCDHCGKSFTTKQSLDVHMRVHTGEKPFTCDQCGKRFTTKRYFELHMRIHTGERQFTCNQCEKSFTQKGNLKEHMKIHTGEKPYICSQCGNNFRNKYSLDVHIDVHTGENQFTCYQCGKGFTNNCKLKIHMRIHTGEKPFTCDQCGKTFHTSSNLKRHQKTHTGVREFMCFECEKTFITVSELKQHERIHTGETPYKCSHCDKRFGYLSSLKAHERIHTGEKPYKCSHCDKRFSHVSSHLKTHERIHRREKLEDKATFRENEGN, encoded by the exons ATgaagatccacactggagagagaccgttcacatgtgatcaatgtggaaagagttttacaaGCAAACGAAATCTAGAGcgtcacatgaggatccacactggagagaagatgttcacatgtgatcagtgtggaaggagtttcacaaccaaacataGTCTTGATGTTCACATGAGAATCCACACTGGTAAGAAGCCATACatatgcactcagtgtggacaGAGATTCAGACAAAAAGGAAATCTTAAAGAACACATGAAGATCCACACGGGAGAGAGagcgttcacatgtgatcattGTGGAAAGAGCTTCACAACCAAAGGAAATCTTGATGTTCATATGAGAGTTCATACTGGTGAGAAGCTGtttacatgtgatcagtgtggaaagagattCACAAACAGTTATACTCTTGAGgttcacatgaggatccacactggagagatgatgttcacatgtgatcagtgtggaaggagtttcacaaccaaacataGTCTTGATGTTCACATGAGAATCCACACTGGTGAGAAGCCATGCatatgcactcagtgtggacaGAGATTCAGACAAAAAGGAAATCTTAAAGAACACATGAAGATCCACACGGGAGAgagaccgttcacatgtgatcattgtggaaagagcttcacaaccaaacaaagtcttgatgttcacatgagagttcatactggtgagaagccgttcacatgcgatcagtgtggaaagagattCACAACCAAACGTTATTTTGAGcttcacatgaggatccacactggagagagacaGTTTACATGTAATCAATGTGAAAAGAGTTTTACACAAAAAGGAAATCTTAAGGAACACATGAAGATCCACACAGGAGAGAAGCCCTATATATGTAGTCAATGTGGAAACAATTTCAGAAACAAATATAGTCTTGATGTTCACATTGatgttcatactggagagaatcaGTTTACATGTTATCAGTGTGGGAAAGGTTTTACAAACAATTGTAAACTTAAGattcacatgaggatccacactggagagaagccattcacatgtgatcaatgtggtaAAACATTTCATACCTCATCAAACCTGAAGAGACATCAGAAAACACATACTGGTGTGAGAGAGttcatgtgctttgagtgtgagaagacttttattACAGTGAGCGAATTAAAACAGCACGagaggattcacactggagaaacaccttacaagtgttcacactgtgacaagagattcggTTATTTATCATCTCTGAAAGCAcacgagaggatccacactggagaaaaaccttacaagtgttcacactgtgacaagagattcagtca tgtgtcatcacatctgaaaacacatgagaggatccaccgCAGAGAGAAACTGGAAGATAAGGCTACTTTCAGAGAAAATGAAGGAAATTAA